Proteins from a genomic interval of Quercus robur chromosome 9, dhQueRobu3.1, whole genome shotgun sequence:
- the LOC126700041 gene encoding probable NADH dehydrogenase [ubiquinone] 1 alpha subcomplex subunit 12 yields the protein MASKVVKYVLQSIKEKGLRGFYRELKDEGYVKCLSDGNLLQTKIQNLKGNLVGIDKFGNKYYENRNLQSGRHRWVEYAEKGRYNASQVPAEWHGWLHVITDRTGDELLMLKPKRYGLEHKENFSGEGEELIYHSKGHALNKGQRDWTRYQPWEPTKP from the exons atgGCATCGAAGGTGGTGAAGTACGTGTTGCAGTCGATCAAAGAGAAAGGCCTCCGTGGCTTCTACAGAGAGCTCAAGGACGAAGGCTACGT GAAATGCCTTTCTGATGGGAACCTTTT GCAGACCAAGATCCAAAATTTAAAGGGGAATCTTGTGGGTATTGATAAATTTGGTAACAAGTATTATGAGAACCGTAACCTTCAGTCTG GGCGGCACAGGTGGGTGGAATATGCAGAGAAGGGTCGCTACAATGCTTCTCAGGTGCCAGCAGAATGGCATGGTTGGCTCCATGTCATAACTGATCGCACTGGAGATGAG CTTCTGATGCTGAAACCAAAGAGGTATGGGTTAGAGCACAAGGAAAACTTTTCTGGAGAGGGTGAGGAGTTAATCTATCATTCCAAGGGACATGCCCTTAATAAAGGGCAGAGAGACTGGACCAGGTACCAACCATGGGAACCCACCAAGCCCTAA
- the LOC126700042 gene encoding ERAD-associated E3 ubiquitin-protein ligase HRD1B-like isoform X2 yields MMKLHTYAGLSLIATLAVIYHAFNSRGQFYPAMVYLSTSKISLVLLLNMGLVIMCILWQLTKRVFLGSLREAEVERLNEQSWREVMEILFAITIFRQDFSVTFLAMVTALLLIKALHWLAQKRVEYIETTPSVPMLSHIRIVSFLGFLLLLDSLFLYSNIKYLIETRHASVSLFFSFEYMILATTTVSTFVKYVFYVSDMLMEGQWEKKPVYTFYLELIRDLLHLSMYLCFFLVIFMHYGVPLHLIRELYETFRNFKIRIADYIRYRKITSNMNDRFPDATPEELNASDATCIICREEMTTAKKLICGHLFHVHCLRSWLERQHTCPTCRALVVPPENGTTTAGGHGSRADVNQQAMGSTSAQGSVGNGPVGDNLSQHQARLQAAAAAASIYEKSYVYPSANSLVWSPGYAVLPQVQKTSADSTNTESSGPAFIGQPQQQFAIPGGPSNLPFPQSPHCIFVPFQTPGANVNYGDRFGSNLNIPDSQLEAQKKFLSNQIEVMQNQLRLLQKPKVEENLDIGPTSSSDSKGKNVAASTSSSVSDCGRHGETEVDK; encoded by the exons ATGATGAAGCTGCATACGTATGCTGGGCTTAGTTTAATTGCAACTCTAGCTGTTATTTATCATGCATTTAACAGTAGAGGCCAGTTTTACCCGGCAATGGTTTATTTATCGACCTCAAAGATCAGCTTGGTGCTCCTTCTCAACATGGGTTTGGTCATTATGTGCATCTTGTGGCAATTGACCAAACGGGTATTCCTTGGTTCCCTCCGGGAAGCGGAGGTTGAGAGGCTAAATGAGCAGTCGTGGAGGGAGGTAATGGAAATCCTATTTGCGATCACTATATTCCGGCAGGACTTTTCGGTTACTTTTCTGGCTATGGTCACAGCGTTGTTGTTAATCAAGGCTTTGCATTGGTTGGCTCAGAAGAGGGTTGAGTACATTGAGACCACTCCTTCAGTACCCATGTTGTCTCATATTCGGATTGTGTCTTTTTTGGGATTCCTCCTTCTTCTTGATAGTCTCTTTTTATACAGCAATATTAAGTACTTGATAGAGACAAGGCATGCTTCAGTTTCGCTCTTCTTTTCATTTGA GTACATGATACTGGCAACAACAACAGTGTCAACATTTGTAAAGTACGTGTTCTATGTTAGTGACATGCTAATGGAGGGACAATGGGAAAAAAAGCCTGTGTACACATTTTACTTGGAACTTATCCGGGACTTGCTTCACTTGTCCATGTATCTGTGTTTCTTCCTTGTGATTTTCAT GCACTATGGTGTACCTTTGCACTTAATAAGAGAGCTCTATGAGACATTTAGAAATTTTAAGATTCGTATTGCGGATTACATTCGCTATCGGAAGATCACTTCAAACATGAATGATCGATTTCCAGATGCAACACCTGAAGAACTTAATGC AAGTGATGCAACATGCATAATTTGTCGTGAAGAGATGACGACAGCCAAGAAACTTATTTGTGGACATCTGTTTCATGTGCATTGCCTCCGGTCATGGTTAGAGCGACAGCATACCTGTCCTACTTGCAGAGCCCTGGTTGTACCACCTGAAAATGGGACAACTACAGCTGGAGGGCATGGATCACGGGCAGACGTTAATCAGCAAG CGATGGGAAGTACATCTGCTCAGGGTTCTGTTGGTAATGGTCCGGTGGGTGATAATTTGAGCCAGCATCAAGCCAGACTCCAAGCTGCTGCTGCAGCAGCTTCAATATATGAGAAATCTTATGTTTATCCTTCTGCAAATTCGCTAGTATG GTCCCCTGGATATGCTGTTCTTCCGCAGGTTCAAAAAACTTCAGCTGACTCTACTAACACAGAATCCAGTGGACCAGCTTTCATTGGACAACCACAACAACAGTTCGCAATCCCTGGTGGACCTTCAAACTTGCCTTTTCCTCAATCGCCGCACTGCATTTTTGTTCCTTTCCAGACACCTGGAGCCAATGTGAACTATGGAGATAGGTTTGGCAGCAATCTTAATATACCAGACTCGCAGCTGGAAGCTCAGAAAAAATTTCTTAGTAACCAAATTGAG GTCATGCAAAATCAGCTCCGACTTCTACAGAAGCCAAAAGTCGAGGAAAACCTGGACATTGGTCCCACATCATCATCAGATAGCAAAGGAAAAAATGTTGCTGCATCTACATCTTCATCTGTTTCAGACTGTGGACGTCATGGGGAGACTGAAGTCGATAAATAA
- the LOC126700042 gene encoding ERAD-associated E3 ubiquitin-protein ligase HRD1B-like isoform X1 produces MMKLHTYAGLSLIATLAVIYHAFNSRGQFYPAMVYLSTSKISLVLLLNMGLVIMCILWQLTKRVFLGSLREAEVERLNEQSWREVMEILFAITIFRQDFSVTFLAMVTALLLIKALHWLAQKRVEYIETTPSVPMLSHIRIVSFLGFLLLLDSLFLYSNIKYLIETRHASVSLFFSFEYMILATTTVSTFVKYVFYVSDMLMEGQWEKKPVYTFYLELIRDLLHLSMYLCFFLVIFMHYGVPLHLIRELYETFRNFKIRIADYIRYRKITSNMNDRFPDATPEELNASDATCIICREEMTTAKKLICGHLFHVHCLRSWLERQHTCPTCRALVVPPENGTTTAGGHGSRADVNQQGTAMGSTSAQGSVGNGPVGDNLSQHQARLQAAAAAASIYEKSYVYPSANSLVWSPGYAVLPQVQKTSADSTNTESSGPAFIGQPQQQFAIPGGPSNLPFPQSPHCIFVPFQTPGANVNYGDRFGSNLNIPDSQLEAQKKFLSNQIEVMQNQLRLLQKPKVEENLDIGPTSSSDSKGKNVAASTSSSVSDCGRHGETEVDK; encoded by the exons ATGATGAAGCTGCATACGTATGCTGGGCTTAGTTTAATTGCAACTCTAGCTGTTATTTATCATGCATTTAACAGTAGAGGCCAGTTTTACCCGGCAATGGTTTATTTATCGACCTCAAAGATCAGCTTGGTGCTCCTTCTCAACATGGGTTTGGTCATTATGTGCATCTTGTGGCAATTGACCAAACGGGTATTCCTTGGTTCCCTCCGGGAAGCGGAGGTTGAGAGGCTAAATGAGCAGTCGTGGAGGGAGGTAATGGAAATCCTATTTGCGATCACTATATTCCGGCAGGACTTTTCGGTTACTTTTCTGGCTATGGTCACAGCGTTGTTGTTAATCAAGGCTTTGCATTGGTTGGCTCAGAAGAGGGTTGAGTACATTGAGACCACTCCTTCAGTACCCATGTTGTCTCATATTCGGATTGTGTCTTTTTTGGGATTCCTCCTTCTTCTTGATAGTCTCTTTTTATACAGCAATATTAAGTACTTGATAGAGACAAGGCATGCTTCAGTTTCGCTCTTCTTTTCATTTGA GTACATGATACTGGCAACAACAACAGTGTCAACATTTGTAAAGTACGTGTTCTATGTTAGTGACATGCTAATGGAGGGACAATGGGAAAAAAAGCCTGTGTACACATTTTACTTGGAACTTATCCGGGACTTGCTTCACTTGTCCATGTATCTGTGTTTCTTCCTTGTGATTTTCAT GCACTATGGTGTACCTTTGCACTTAATAAGAGAGCTCTATGAGACATTTAGAAATTTTAAGATTCGTATTGCGGATTACATTCGCTATCGGAAGATCACTTCAAACATGAATGATCGATTTCCAGATGCAACACCTGAAGAACTTAATGC AAGTGATGCAACATGCATAATTTGTCGTGAAGAGATGACGACAGCCAAGAAACTTATTTGTGGACATCTGTTTCATGTGCATTGCCTCCGGTCATGGTTAGAGCGACAGCATACCTGTCCTACTTGCAGAGCCCTGGTTGTACCACCTGAAAATGGGACAACTACAGCTGGAGGGCATGGATCACGGGCAGACGTTAATCAGCAAG GGACAGCGATGGGAAGTACATCTGCTCAGGGTTCTGTTGGTAATGGTCCGGTGGGTGATAATTTGAGCCAGCATCAAGCCAGACTCCAAGCTGCTGCTGCAGCAGCTTCAATATATGAGAAATCTTATGTTTATCCTTCTGCAAATTCGCTAGTATG GTCCCCTGGATATGCTGTTCTTCCGCAGGTTCAAAAAACTTCAGCTGACTCTACTAACACAGAATCCAGTGGACCAGCTTTCATTGGACAACCACAACAACAGTTCGCAATCCCTGGTGGACCTTCAAACTTGCCTTTTCCTCAATCGCCGCACTGCATTTTTGTTCCTTTCCAGACACCTGGAGCCAATGTGAACTATGGAGATAGGTTTGGCAGCAATCTTAATATACCAGACTCGCAGCTGGAAGCTCAGAAAAAATTTCTTAGTAACCAAATTGAG GTCATGCAAAATCAGCTCCGACTTCTACAGAAGCCAAAAGTCGAGGAAAACCTGGACATTGGTCCCACATCATCATCAGATAGCAAAGGAAAAAATGTTGCTGCATCTACATCTTCATCTGTTTCAGACTGTGGACGTCATGGGGAGACTGAAGTCGATAAATAA